The following proteins come from a genomic window of Sesamum indicum cultivar Zhongzhi No. 13 linkage group LG10, S_indicum_v1.0, whole genome shotgun sequence:
- the LOC105172089 gene encoding putative disease resistance protein RGA1 yields the protein MQTSATASSFLHLLWSRKESRIDDDLLRFVFEERAGHHAAVGASGIESKVEHEILPILKTEKVFGRDYEKEMLLSKLLDKKLEQIQLSVIPIIGIPGIGKTTLAQLVFEEEVVKKQFEVRAWVKVAGRGIRLQHIAQEILKSATGISCPLDDLEDLDEMVRDTLKWQTCLFVFDEIHSMAEGSWLHMNQKWFNVVGLGSKVLVTSHSYDVGKIMGGKPIELRGLSEHAGWSLCRDLAFDSSEDVENPLAGNLAALCQGVPLLLKLVGSLMRYEKELCDMICSINLSDDKIMPSGAASIVVLLTLWALPQHLLQCFAYCAIFPEGYAFNKEKIIKMWMAVGLVKPSPGNNNPEDIGAAYFHQLLCRSFFMYMTRNEYGDTVEFQIPGLIHDIAKDVARVICKRKLGVVGAIDEDAGQLSLLLPAAGEYDTKHLGTLILAPTIYLGGTLDGSLLEFKNLESLDLSCSSIQNLSDDIFALKELKYLNLSHTFIEKLPDSITNLSRLQTLDLSWCHLLKILPKGMCDLMRLRHLDILLCDSLLALPSGIGLLISLNLMPLFVLGKDDDCARLGELKWLDQLRGRLEIRNLENVSGIREAENARLDRKNLHHLGLSWSRNSENCFKILEYLQPNEQLKVLELTGYMGTKFPNWMACMSNLTKISINDCGCEELPSLGALKFLVELQLRGMMNIKNIGPEFYGYGSADVFLSLEQLGLYDMPRLSRWSLPKVSGGSAFRSLKTLTIEGCPQLEVLPSLPSLPNLIIWNTNSRIFYSLSNFQSLASLLIKEVELAWFRMRFLIRLSSLKKLILFYLKDSGYFPIIEELRTVEHLGILHCSNITAIHLGLPSLRKLHIIECENLQYITLARAFNAPVELAIEDCPQLKTLYSYGSTFYSLRKLIINRCPVLYISKAQFKKFHKLEYLFISECRHLEMQLEEDRSLISHVPFVILGKAGTGYDFQEGQPRIRNTVFAHSELEQDATSKKVRAHPESERFLLTDPEGEKGEKMKRQIGAEGTEFEAKGRPTGFSGWHSSIMKKWKKNEEKNQDGNLDIFEETPRRANAYLKDFRLEKKRLKLVYLQEFGAVWTTFFMNDKHLLLEEFI from the exons ATGCAAACTTCTGCAACTGCAAGCTCGTTCCTCCATTTGTTGTGGAGTAGGAAGGAATCAAGAATTGATGATGATTTGCTGCGGTTTGTTTTTGAGGAGAGAGCAGGACATCATGCGGCAGTTGGCGCTTCTGGAATAGAATCGAAAGTCGAGCATGAGATCTTGCCGATTCTTAAAACCGAGAAAGTTTTCGGGAGGGATTATGAGAAGGAGATGCTTTTGTCCAAATTGTTGGACAAAAAATTGGAACAGATTCAGCTTTCTGTAATCCCCATTATTGGCATCCCTGGAATCGGAAAGACAACACTTGCTCAACTAGTTTTCGAGGAAGAAGTTGTGAAGAAGCAGTTTGAAGTGCGAGCCTGGGTGAAAGTGGCCGGGCGGGGAATCAGGCTGCAGCATATTGCTCAAGAAATCCTAAAATCTGCCACTGGTATTTCATGCCCGCTGGATGACTTGGAGGACTTGGATGAAATGGTAAGAGACACTTTAAAATGGCAAACGTGTTTATTTGTGTTTGATGAAATACATTCCATGGCCGAAGGTTCCTGGCTACACATGAACCAGAAATGGTTTAATGTTGTGGGTCTGGGGTCAAAGGTTTTAGTTACAAGCCATAGCTATGATGTTGGAAAAATTATGGGCGGAAAACCAATTGAGTTGAGAGGACTATCTGAGCATGCTGGTTGGTCTCTGTGTAGAGATCTCGCATTTGATTCCTCAGAAGACGTAGAGAATCCCCTGGCTGGAAATCTTGCAGCCCTTTGCCAGGGTGTTCCCCTTTTGTTAAAACTTGTGGGAAGCTTGATGAGATATGAAAAGGAGCTTTGTGACATGATTTGCTCTATAAATCTGTCAGATGATAAGATAATGCCTTCTGGGGCTGCATCAATTGTAGTTTTGCTGACTCTTTGGGCTCTTCCTCAGCATTTATTGCAATGCTTTGCATACTGCGCAATATTCCCCGAGGGGTATGCATTTAACAAAGAGAAGATCATTAAGATGTGGATGGCTGTTGGCCTTGTGAAGCCATCTCCAGGAAACAATAACCCGGAGGATATTGGTGCTGCTTACTTCCATCAGTTGCTCTGCAGGtcatttttcatgtatatGACTCGCAATGAATATGGTGATACTGTGGAGTTCCAGATTCCTGGATTGATCCATGATATAGCAAAGGATGTTGCTAGAGTTATCTGCAAAAGGAAGCTAGGGGTAGTTGGTGCGATTGATGAAGATGCCGGTCAACTCTCCCTCCTTTTACCAGCAGCCGGGGAGTATGATACAAAGCACCTGGGAACTCTTATCTTAGCACCTACTATATATTTGGGAGGCACTCTAGATGGTTCACTTCttgaattcaagaatttggaATCACTTGATCTGAGTTGCAGCAGCATTCAAAATTTGTCAGATGATATATTTGCATTAAAGGAACTCAAGTACCTGAATCTCTCTCATACGTTCATTGAAAAACTACCAGATTCTATCACAAACCTTTCCAGATTACAAACACTAGATCTATCATGGTGTCATTTGCTCAAAATTTTACCTAAGGGAATGTGTGATCTGATGCGTCTGCGACATTTAGATATTTTGCTGTGTGATTCCTTGCTTGCCTTGCCATCTGGAATTGGCCTCCTTATATCTCTTAATTTGATGCCACTGTTTGTTTTGGGCAAAGATGATGATTGTGCTCGCTTAGGAGAACTTAAGTGGTTAGACCAGCTCAGGGGCAGATTAGAGATCAGAAATCTTGAGAATGTAAGCGGGATTAGAGAAGCTGAAAATGCAAGGCTAGATCGAAAGAATCTTCACCATTTGGGATTATCCTGGAGTCGCAATTCTGAAAACTGTTTCAAGATATTGGAATACTTGCAACCAAATGAACAACTTAAAGTTCTTGAGTTAACAGGATATATGGGCACTAAATTTCCTAATTGGATGGCATGCATGTCTAATCTGACCAAGATTTCAATTAATGATTGTGGATGCGAGGAACTGCCATCACTGGGTGCACTAAAGTTCCTCGTTGAGCTGCAGCTGAGAGGTATGATGAACATTAAGAACATTGGACCAGAATTCTACGGATATGGATCAGCTGATGTTTTTCTGTCACTAGAACAACTTGGGCTTTATGATATGCCCAGGTTGTCGAGGTGGTCACTTCCTAAGGTTTCTGGTGGGTCTGCATTCCGTAGCCTGAAAACACTGACCATTGAAGGTTGTCCTCAACTTGAAGTGTTGCCATCTCTTCCCTCTCTACCCAACTTGATTATCTGGAATACCAATAGTCGCATCTTTTATTCCTTGTCTAACTTTCAATCACTTGCCTCGCTTCTCATCAAAGAAGTGGAACTCGCATGGTTTCGAATGAGATTTCTAATTAGGTTGAGTTCACTCAAGAAACTCATACTCTTCTACCTCAAGGATTCTGGATATTTTCCAATTATTGAGGAATTAAGGACCGTTGAACATTTGGGTATTTTACACTGTAGTAACATCACCGCTATACATTTGGGTTTACCTTCCCTGCGAAAGCTACATATCATAGAATGTGAAAATTTACAGTACATTACGTTGGCCCGAGCATTCAACGCACCAGTGGAGTTGGCTATTGAGGATTGTCCTCAACTAAAAACTCTGTACTCATATGGGAGTACTTTCTATAGCCTCAGgaagttaataattaataggtGCCCCGTACTTTATATTTCCAAAGCTCAATTCAAAAAGTTCCATAAACTGGAATACTTGTTCATCAGCGAATGTCGGCATTTAGAAATGCAATTGGAGGAGGACCGTTCACTAATATCTCATGTCCCTTTTGTCATATTGGGAAAAGCTGGTACAGGGTACGACTTCCAGGAAGGTCAGCCGCGTATCCGCAATACGGTTTTTGCTCACAG TGAGCTGGAACAGGATGCGACTTCCAAGAAGGTCCGCGCGCATCCAGAGTCGGAACGATTTTTGCTCACAG ATCCAGAAGGAGAAAAAGGTGAGAAGATGAAGAGACAGATTGGTGCTGAGGGTACAGAGTTTGAAGCGAAGGGAAGACCAACGGGCTTCTCTGGATGG cattcgtctattatgaaaaaatggaagaaaaatgaagaaaagaaccaAGATGGAAATTTGGACATATTTGAAGAAACACCTAGGCGTGCCAATGCCTATCTGAAAGATTTTCGTctggaaaagaaaagactCAAACTCGTTTATTTGCAAGAATTTGGAGCTGTTTGGACtactttttttatgaatgataAACACCTTTTGCTGGAGGAgtttatttag
- the LOC105171968 gene encoding uncharacterized protein LOC105171968, translated as MEVPFPSYLDKFVEVFPTAFKATSVNYVEDSQNVTEFIEKLFSRLSVLLFHIDKQMNKVLMQGIYLPKKLSQWAKETRALKCHVSDLLQQQQNRNGNPPKLDDLREVRVKMINHLKKCPSKDEYMYDKPTPFIILTHESGLDKSGTMSELKYKTEQKFYSYSEGKKMELTQEKNEQTVHPSKGEDVLQDQDAGMIFSSAEKGLLAADLKERNDSVTVVEKLGSELMPTSESIQGGEILMEGSHDVDDQVIYAIHPDSTSTSVSKAPSEIREEGVNFRDTETKMSSTMSGFHSQQESSRLSMVIQEVHEMPLTGAENLPEEQIKSISSSSKAESSKENIPSPISNIYNENTSEFTGEMSEFADMKSKMLHPSSSQEILKEDYSIILEGSHIKLKLDEHTILIGDHPSSGPLERSQVTCVRNLLEQDLRELAETPGYSNSLLLFLQRNRNLTLVHSSFFNSMPDLHFLDLSDTRIRTLPSSLFKLSELKVIMLRNCVSLDNLPTDIGNLNHLEVLDLSGTELYYLPDEIGKLKGLKHLHLSFYGPDDESEYAHLPLKLISPGVLSHLEALQALGIVVHPEDHRWRKSAADIMNDIAGLEMLTYLQFYFPEVEIFQDFIRKSSCWKGHILRKFKFIVGHNVKRIVSRVPEEVESAFDQGGRCLRFVNGDHVPKVIEGVLLHVRAFYLDHHSKIQSLSEFDISNFKALQFCVLRECPKLKMILDDKATEGEFPSLEHLGVYYLWELECIWKLPSPPQSLQALKYLTVSTCPKLRFILWESMLQCLCNLEKLVVDDCESVEKIIKEEKETANYGATVLPRLRKVVLRYLPELVSLGNGLCISEENISSYGCPKLVLNSQPKEKPRVKHRKFLSALRFRCY; from the exons ATGGAGGTACCGTTTCCCAGCTATCTCG ATAAATTTGTTGAAGTGTTCCCAACAGCTTTCAAGGCAACTAGTGTTAACTATGTTGAGGACTCTCAAAATGTAACAGAATTTATTGAAAAGCTTTTTAGTCGTTTATCCGTCCTACTTTTTCACATTGACAAACAGATGAACAAAGTACTTATGCAAGGGATCTATTTACCTAAGAAACTAAGCCAATGGGCAAAGGAGACAAGAGCATTGAAATGTCATGTGAGTGATCTCTTGCAACAGCAGCAGAACAGAAATGGTAACCCACCAAAATTGGACGATTTGAGAGAAGTGCGTGtcaaaatgatcaatcactTAAAGAAATGTCCCTCCAAGGATGAATATATGTATGATAAACCAACCCCCTTCATTATATTGACACATGAATCAGGATTAGATAAATCAGGAACAATGTCGGAGCTGAAATACAAGACTGAACAGAAGTTTTACTCATATTCAGAAGGTAAGAAGATGGAACTTACACAGGAAAAAAACGAACAAACTGTGCATCCTTCAAAAGGTGAGGATGTCTTACAAGACCAAGATGCTGGGATGATATTTTCTTCTGCAGAGAAAGGCTTGCTAGCAGCTGATTTAAAGGAGAGAAATGATTCTGTCACTGTTGTGGAGAAACTAGGAAGTGAACTTATGCCCACTTCAGAAAGTATACAGGGTGGTGAAATCCTCATGGAAGGATCTCATGATGTGGATGATCAAGTGATTTATGCAATCCATCCAGACTCGACTTCTACATCTGTTTCAAAAGCCCCAAGTGAAATTAGAGAAGAGGGTGTAAATTTCAGGGACACGGAAACAAAGATGTCTAGCACTATGAGTGGTTTTCATTCACAGCAAGAAAGTAGTAGATTGTCTATGGTGATTCAGGAAGTGCATGAGATGCCCCTGACAGGAGCAGAGAATTTACCTGAAGAGCAAATAAAATCTATTTCCAGTTCTTCTAAGGCTGAAAGTAGCAAAGAAAATATTCCAAGCCccatatctaatatatataatgagaatACTTCTGAATTCACTGGCGAGATGTCCGAATTTGCGGACATGAAATCAAAGATGTTGCACCCCTCCTCTTCACAAGAAATACTGAAGGAAGATTATTCTATCATTTTGGAGGGCAGTCATATAAAACTTAAACTGGATGAGCATACTATCTTGATTGGGGATCATCCATCATCAGGACCACTTGAAAGATCCCAGGTTACTTGTGTGAGAAACTTGTTGGAGCAAGATTTACGTGAGCTAGCTGAGACACCAGGCTACTCGAATTCTTTGCTTTTGTTCCTCCAAAGAAACAGAAACTTAACTCTTGTTCATTCCTCATTTTTTAACAGCATGCCTGACCTTCATTTTCTGGACTTATCTGATACTAGAATCAGGACCTTGCCCAGTTCACTTTTCAAGCTTTCAGAACTTAAGGTGATCATGTTGAGAAACTGTGTTTCTCTTGATAACCTTCCAACTGATATTGGAAATCTCAACCATTTGGAAGTGCTTGATCTTTCAGGCACTGAACTTTACTACCTTCCAGATGAAATAGGTAAACTTAAAGGCTTAAAGCATCTTCATCTATCATTTTATGGACCTGATGATGAAAGTGAATATGCCCATTTGCCATTGAAACTGATCTCTCCCGGTGTGTTATCACACCTTGAGGCACTACAAGCACTGGGCATTGTCGTGCACCCTGAGGATCACAGATGGAGAAAAAGTGCTGCAGACATAATGAATGATATTGCTGGGTTGGAGATGTTGACTtatcttcaattttattttccagaAGTAGAAATTTTTCAAGACTTTATTCGAAAAAGCTCCTGTTGGAAGGGCCACATATTGAGGAAGTTCAAGTTTATTGTCGGCCATAATGTGAAGCGAATTGTATCACGAGTCCCAGAAGAAGTGGAATCAGCATTCGATCAAGGAGGTCGGTGCTTGAGATTTGTGAATGGTGATCATGTGCCCAAAGTGATTGAAGGTGTACTTTTGCATGTTAGGGCATTCTACTTGGATCATCATAGTAAAATCCAAAGCTTGTCAGAATTTGACATTTCTAATTTCAAGGCATTAcagttttgtgttttgagagaGTGTCCCAAACTTAAGATGATTTTGGATGATAAAGCAACTGAAGGTGAATTTCCGTCTCTAGAACATTTGGGAGTCTACTATTTGTGGGAACTGGAATGTATTTGGAAGTTACCTTCACCTCCGCAAAGCTTGCAGGCGCTCAAATATCTAACAGTTAGCACCTGCCCGAAGCTGCGTTTTATACTTTGGGAATCTATGCTTCAGTGTCTTTGCAACTTGGAGAAACTTGTTGTGGACGATTGTGAATCTgtcgaaaaaataattaaagaggaaaaagagacAGCCAATTATGGTGCTACTGTTCTTCCTAGATTAAGAAAAGTGGTACTTCGCTACTTACCTGAGTTGGTTAGTCTTGGAAATGGCCTGTGTATTTCAGAAGAAAACATCAGTTCTTATGGTTGTCCTAAGTTAGTATTGAATTCTCAgccaaaagaaaaaccaaGAGTAAAGCATAGAAAGTTTCTGAGTGCTTTGAGGTTTCGATGTTATTGA
- the LOC105171969 gene encoding disease resistance protein At4g27190-like — MPFFIPTLIAQSTSAIYNPCKDFVLYIKGKKHDIEDLEDNLTKLVVEVIIIQSNKDKIDRILKGSVSKEKNNAYHIVEKQIEVILKRFTKFITKYQKYTTDFPSAVPKSDALKELLELGAYEELPDEDTLKARKMIDELEKRKPKILTRNFFKLAQLSRDVVKLTKDIHGLVDSVKPDNLLVEKKLEIVQVQHTDDDRPLHGSYVADLVRYMSDQNLKRIGITGPSGVGKTTILRKLNNQLENITSLSDGKNSFRLEIVIWITFPTELGKKEMIIKKIQNEIIQRLKLYRESSNSVNQKAFIISTFLCQKRYIVLMDQVASYIDLNDVGLREDHLYGKIVIASSNKKLIHRMMDQVVEIKKLSVSEAKMLFESIYGKIQADHNVIADRIIECCGGLPRLIALVAKYLQDTKSSWYDVKRMLQSDIESDDLLSLGELANGYKMMYEGLRPNYVKKCLLYGALFPSEHKIHKDYLVECWMAERFIDINDTRRLRATRDRGVTVLKELTDKYLLEWCSDNYVKMPLYFRKVALKQKCPDEEKCVIWVPQNHEVLNGEIWKKATRMSFICCNSELPETPESSDLSTLLMQRNPELVTIGASFFRHMTNLLVLDLHETGIKTLPESISSLVSLVSLYLNNCSQLAQLPAEVKGLKKLELLDIRGTSVPALPDEVGEMVCLRCLRLSFAQIQCQCDSERKKGCLMIPRNIICLLKHLEEFTIETGCCNQGWINIADHVVDELASLDKLTTLSFHFPSVCSLEKFVNYSKSWKNTKTHWENNTLRSFKISIGFSETKYPDSLDFSGILDERQLRFLTSGKISSVKEVLKQASAFELVDHSGVKSLSEFDLENTGALKVCVVKCCKGLLNIVDTEKTDGRLEIREETTGAVLQCLEKLHLFDLLSLQSIWKGPVLPGSLSNLKVLTLFGCSELTEILNHELAKALSSLEHLKVENCSIIVDIVKVEISGRQKQADMSDILHKVEIVELVNLPNLQSICRSTSLNWKSLRKTVILGCSNLQYLSLTLSNAEKLETIQCEASWWTTIRLSDEEKEQFGRLLDFIIMEPPATVGFHSQGESSSSGRSDNPQDSNNIDSQTYNVDNMMPNEHTISSNGSSNGSNVKPGLKERQKSVKTFVSSETVAQAETSGEDSEVKRLYTVESAPCRLSYSEELLCKDGSHQNAPQRDEKQAAG; from the coding sequence ATGCCTTTCTTCATCCCAACATTGATTGCGCAATCTACATCAGCTATTTATAATCCTTGCAAGGACTTTGTGCTGTACATTAAAGGTAAGAAGCATGACATTGAAGATTTGGAGGATAATTTGACAAAGCTCGTGGTAGAGGTAATCATCATTCAGTCAAACAAGGACAAAATTGATCGAATCCTTAAAGGGTCAGTCTCTAAAGAGAAGAATAATGCATATCATATTGTGGAGAAGCAGATTGAAGTTATTCTTAAGAGGTTCACCAAGTTCATTACCAAGTACCAAAAATACACCACTGATTTCCCAAGTGCTGTGCCCAAGTCAGATGCCTTAAAAGAGCTGCTTGAGCTCGGCGCCTATGAAGAGCTGCCTGATGAAGACACCCTAAAAGCAAGAAAGATGATTGATGAACTGGAGAAAAGAAAGCCAAAGATCTTGACACGTAATTTCTTCAAGCTTGCACAACTCAGCAGAGACGTTGTCAAGCTGACCAAGGACATCCATGGGCTCGTAGATAGTGTGAAGCCGGACAATCTGCTAGTTGAGAAGAAACTAGAAATTGTTCAGGTGCAACATACTGATGATGATCGGCCTTTGCATGGTAGCTATGTTGCCGATCTTGTCAGATACATGTCtgatcaaaatttgaaacGAATTGGTATAACGGGCCCATCGGGAGTAggaaaaacaacaattttgaGAAAGTTGAATAATCAACTTGAAAATATTACCTCATTGTCCGATGGGAAGAACAGTTTCAGGTTAGAGATTGTCATCTGGATAACTTTTCCTACAGAACTgggtaaaaaagaaatgatcatAAAGAAGATACAGAATGAGATAATACAACGGTTAAAGCTCTATCGAGAGAGTTCTAACAGTGTAAACCAGAAAGCATTTATAATTTCCACATTCTTGTGTCAGAAGAGATATATAGTGCTCATGGATCAGGTTGCCTCATACATTGATCTGAATGATGTGGGATTAAGAGAAGACCACCTTTATGGAAAAATTGTGATTGCATCAAGTAACAAGAAGCTTATTCACCGTATGATGGATCAAGTGGTCGAAATAAAGAAACTATCGGTATCTGAAGCAAAGATGCTTTTTGAGAGTATCTATGGCAAAATTCAGGCTGATCACAACGTTATTGCTGACAGAATAATTGAGTGCTGTGGGGGGCTACCCCGTTTGATAGCATTAGTAGCCAAGTATTTACAAGACACAAAAAGCTCGTGGTATGATGTGAAACGAATGTTACAGTCTGACATTGAATCTGATGACTTGCTAAGCCTAGGAGAACTTGCCAATGGTTATAAGATGATGTATGAAGGCTTGAGGCCgaattatgtgaaaaaatgCCTACTCTATGGTGCACTGTTTCCGAGTGAGCATAAGATTCACAAAGACTATTTAGTAGAATGTTGGATGGCTGAGCGTTTCATTGATATAAATGATACCAGAAGGCTGAGGGCTACTCGAGACCGTGGAGTGACAGTTCTGAAGGAACTTACAGATAAGTACCTGCTCGAATGGTGTTCTGACAATTATGTCAAGATGCCActgtattttagaaaagtgGCTCTAAAACAGAAGTGCCCGGACGAGGAAAAGTGCGTAATTTGGGTGCCACAGAACCATGAAGTTCTCAATGGAGAAATCTGGAAGAAAGCAACACGAATGTCGTTCATCTGTTGTAATTCTGAACTACCTGAAACTCCAGAAAGCAGCGACTTGTCTACCTTGTTAATGCAGAGGAATCCAGAGTTGGTAACCATTGGAGCTTCATTCTTTCGCCATATGACAAATCTTTTAGTTTTGGATTTACATGAAACAGGGATAAAAACGTTACCAGAGTCAATCTCTAGCTTGGTTAGTCTTGTGagtttatatttgaataattgttCCCAACTTGCTCAACTACCAGCTGAAGTAAAAGGGCTGAAGAAGCTGGAACTGCTTGATATTCGGGGAACTTCAGTTCCAGCTTTACCTGATGAAGTTGGTGAAATGGTTTGCTTGAGGTGTTTGAGACTTTCATTTGCCCAAATTCAATGCCAATGCGatagtgaaagaaaaaaaggttgTTTGATGATTCCTCGCAATATAATCTGTCTTCTAAAACATTTAGAAGAATTCACCATTGAGACAGGCTGCTGCAATCAAGGCTGGATAAATATTGCCGATCACGTGGTTGATGAGCTAGCCAGCTTAGACAAGTTGACCACTCTTAGCTTCCACTTCCCAAGTGTGTGTAGCCTTGAAAAGTTTGTTAATTACAGCAAATCCTGGAAAAACACAAAGACCCACTGGGAAAACAATACTTTGCGGTCCTTCAAAATTTCTATTGGTTTCTCTGAGACGAAGTATCCAGACAGTCTAGATTTCTCTGGAATTTTAGATGAAAGACAACTGAGATTCCTCACCAGCGGAAAAATTTCTTCAGTCAAAGAAGTACTAAAGCAGGCAAGTGCTTTTGAATTAGTTGATCATTCAGGTGTGAAGAGCTTGAGTGAATTTGACCTGGAAAATACAGGAGCACTGAAAGTTTGTGTAGTCAAATGCTGCAAGGGATTGCTAAACATTGTGGACACTGAAAAAACTGATGGGAGGTTGGAAATTAGGGAAGAGACTACTGGTGCAGTGCTGCAATGCTTGGAGAAGCTGCATTTATTTGATCTCCTGTCGCTACAATCTATTTGGAAGGGACCAGTGCTTCCAGGAAGCCTTTCAAACTTGAAGGTTCTAACGCTGTTTGGCTGCTCCGAGTTAACAGAGATTCTGAATCACGAGCTAGCAAAAGCTCTTTCAAGTCTAGAACAcctaaaagttgaaaattgttCCATAATTGTGGATATTGTGAAGGTAGAAATCTCTGGCAGGCAGAAACAGGCTGATATGTCGGATATCCTACACAAGGTTGAGATTGTTGAACTGGTAAACTTGCCAAATCTGCAAAGCATATGCAGGAGTACCTCATTGAACTGGAAATCATTGAGAAAAACTGTAATTCTAGGTTGCAGCAACTTGCAATATCTGTCTTTAACACTAAGTAATGCAGAGAAGCTAGAGACAATACAATGCGAAGCTAGTTGGTGGACTACAATTCGGTTGTCTGATGAAGAGAAGGAGCAATTTGGTCgtcttcttgattttattatcatGGAACCACCAGCAACTGTTGGATTCCATTCTCAAGGAGAATCATCTAGCAGTGGAAGATCAGATAATCCTCAGGATTCAAACAATATCGATTCACAAACATATAATGTTGACAACATGATGCCTAATGAACATACAATCTCAAGCAATGGTAGTTCAAATGGCTCCAATGTGAAACCTGGCCTGAAGGAAAGGCAAAAATCAGTAAAGACTTTTGTGTCATCAGAAACAGTTGCACAAGCAGAGACTTCTGGGGAAGATTCTGAAGTTAAGAGATTATACACAGTTGAGAGTGCACCCTGTCGGTTGTCATATTCAGAGGAACTATTGTGCAAAGATGGATCACATCAGAATGCTCCACAGAGAGACGAAAAACAGGCAGCAGGATAA
- the LOC105171970 gene encoding signal recognition particle 14 kDa protein: MVRLQPDPFLNELTNMFERTTEKGSVWVTLKHSSDKSKVQRNKMKTAGEKIEYRCLIRATDGRKTISTVVGAKDHQRFQSSYATILKARMTALKKRERKDKRKAADSDKKLDSKKRSSAAKKTSN, translated from the exons ATG GTGCGATTACAGCCGGATCCATTTCTCAATGAACTTACAAACATGTTCGAGCGGACTACAGAAAAGGGCTCTGTATGGGTTACCTTGAAACACT CTTCTGACAAGTCCAAGGTGCAAAGGAATAAGATGAAGACAGCTGGAGAAAAAATTGAGTATAGGTGCCTTATTCGAGCAACAGACGGCAGGAAGACCATTTCCACAGTG GTCGGGGCAAAAGATCATCAACGTTTTCAATCAAGTTATGCGACTATTTTAAAAGCCAGGATGACTGCCCTGaagaagagggagagaaaagataaaagaaaggCAGCAGATTCTGATAAAAAACTGGACTCAAAGAAACGATCTTCTGCTGCTAAGAAAACTTCTAACTGA